Proteins encoded together in one Mycobacterium simiae window:
- a CDS encoding lsr2/espR transcriptional regulator: protein MESKPLYKLKADFFKTLGHPARIRILELLVERDRSVGELLVSDVGLEASNLSQQLAVLRRAGVVVADRDGNVVTYSIASPDIAELLAVARQVLARVLADRVAVLDDLRAGFTAN, encoded by the coding sequence GTGGAATCGAAGCCCCTGTACAAGCTCAAAGCCGATTTCTTCAAGACGCTCGGCCATCCGGCACGCATCAGAATTCTCGAGCTGCTGGTGGAGCGGGATCGCTCGGTCGGGGAGTTGTTGGTGTCCGATGTGGGACTCGAAGCGTCGAACCTATCCCAGCAACTGGCGGTGTTGCGTCGGGCGGGCGTCGTCGTCGCGGACCGCGACGGCAACGTCGTGACGTATTCGATCGCCTCGCCCGATATCGCCGAGTTGCTGGCGGTGGCGCGCCAGGTGTTGGCCAGGGTGCTTGCCGATCGGGTCGCGGTGCTGGACGACCTGCGCGCCGGCTTCACGGCCAATTAG
- a CDS encoding NADH-quinone oxidoreductase subunit B family protein, which yields MGWLAKIIRVGRIVEPAVAAPSATESALGVKGSLQIRHVDAGSCNGCEVEISGVFGPVYDAERFGARLVASPRHADALLVTGVVTRNMAGPLRNTVEATPRPRVVIACGDCALNAGVFKGSYAVAGSVGEVVPVDVEVAGCPPTPAQIVAALRAVTGK from the coding sequence ATGGGTTGGCTGGCCAAGATCATTCGCGTTGGCCGGATCGTCGAGCCCGCTGTGGCGGCGCCGTCGGCGACGGAATCGGCGCTGGGCGTGAAGGGTTCGCTACAGATCCGGCATGTTGATGCGGGTTCGTGCAACGGATGTGAGGTGGAGATTTCAGGCGTGTTCGGTCCGGTGTACGACGCGGAGCGGTTCGGGGCACGGCTGGTAGCCTCGCCCCGGCACGCCGATGCGCTGCTGGTGACCGGGGTGGTGACGCGCAACATGGCCGGCCCGCTGCGCAACACCGTTGAGGCGACGCCACGCCCACGGGTGGTGATCGCGTGCGGCGATTGCGCCTTGAACGCAGGGGTGTTCAAAGGTTCCTATGCCGTCGCGGGTTCGGTGGGCGAGGTGGTGCCCGTCGATGTCGAAGTTGCGGGATGTCCGCCCACACCCGCCCAGATCGTTGCGGCCCTGCGAGCGGTGACCGGGAAGTGA
- a CDS encoding proton-conducting transporter transmembrane domain-containing protein has protein sequence MLSLRAFGAVLGGMVTSGVGVIGVWLGLHAMFGSVHPVAVDWLLPLSGVRLELDPLGGFFVALTGVVAVPVGCYAIGYARRARLSRVTLALLPVFVAAMELVPAAGSVTTFLLAWELMAIASLILVLSEHTRSQVRAAGLSYAVMTQLGFVAILVGLMVLSAAGGSIRLADLTGVSGGARTAVFVLTFVGFGSKAGLVPLHAWLPRAHPEAPSPVSALMSAAMVNLGIYGIVRFDLRLLGPGPRWWGLVLMAVGAISALYGVLQASVATDIKRLLAYSTTENMGLVVLALGAATLFADTGDYGPATIAAAAAVVHLMAHAAFKSLGFLAAGSVLAATHLRDLDRLGGLARRMPYTTVFFGVAALGACGLPLGAGFVGEWLLVQSLVHAPPAHDRLVALTTPSAVGVVALATGLSVAAMVKAFGIGFLARPRSSQAADASEAPNSMRAAMMAAASACLVLAVAPGLVAPIVRQTVAALPFAPAGFTGLGTVVRLPGLPGSIAPGVIAAGAVSAALVAAGLAGLRSRRRPPPVELPLWACGADDLTERMQYTATSFAEPLQRVFGDVLRPDTDIEVTQTAESRFIADRIAYRTAIADAIEQRLYTPVVAAVAAAAGLMRRAHTGSVHLYLAYGALGVLIVLVAAK, from the coding sequence ATGCTGTCACTGCGGGCTTTTGGTGCGGTTCTCGGTGGCATGGTGACATCCGGTGTCGGCGTCATTGGGGTGTGGCTGGGCCTGCACGCGATGTTCGGTTCGGTACACCCGGTGGCAGTCGACTGGCTTCTTCCGTTGTCCGGCGTCCGGCTGGAACTCGACCCACTGGGCGGATTCTTCGTCGCGCTCACGGGCGTGGTAGCGGTCCCGGTGGGCTGCTATGCGATCGGGTACGCGCGGCGTGCGCGGCTGAGCCGGGTCACGCTGGCCCTGCTGCCGGTGTTTGTCGCGGCGATGGAGCTGGTGCCGGCCGCGGGCTCGGTGACAACCTTCCTGCTGGCGTGGGAGTTGATGGCGATCGCATCGCTGATATTGGTGCTGTCCGAACACACCCGCTCGCAGGTCCGCGCGGCTGGTCTGTCGTATGCGGTGATGACCCAGCTCGGCTTCGTCGCGATCCTGGTCGGGCTAATGGTGTTGTCGGCGGCCGGCGGATCGATTCGGCTCGCGGACCTCACCGGGGTATCCGGCGGTGCTCGCACGGCGGTGTTCGTGCTGACGTTTGTCGGCTTCGGGTCGAAAGCGGGATTGGTGCCGCTGCACGCCTGGCTACCGCGCGCCCATCCCGAGGCGCCCAGCCCCGTGTCGGCGTTGATGAGTGCGGCGATGGTCAACCTGGGGATCTACGGCATCGTCCGCTTCGACCTGCGGCTGCTTGGGCCGGGCCCGCGCTGGTGGGGGCTTGTGCTGATGGCGGTCGGCGCCATCTCCGCGCTCTACGGTGTGCTGCAGGCGTCGGTGGCCACCGACATCAAACGGCTGCTGGCGTATTCGACGACTGAGAATATGGGCTTGGTCGTGTTGGCACTCGGTGCGGCAACGCTTTTCGCGGACACCGGCGACTACGGTCCGGCGACGATCGCCGCGGCCGCGGCGGTGGTGCATCTGATGGCGCACGCGGCGTTCAAGAGCCTGGGATTCCTTGCGGCCGGATCGGTGCTTGCGGCGACACACCTGCGAGACCTCGACCGGCTCGGCGGACTGGCCCGCCGGATGCCCTACACGACCGTGTTCTTCGGGGTGGCCGCGCTGGGTGCGTGCGGGCTGCCGCTTGGTGCCGGTTTCGTCGGTGAGTGGCTGCTGGTCCAGTCCCTGGTCCACGCGCCGCCCGCACACGATCGCCTGGTGGCGCTGACGACGCCATCGGCCGTCGGCGTGGTCGCTCTCGCGACCGGTTTGAGTGTGGCCGCCATGGTGAAAGCGTTCGGGATCGGGTTCTTGGCGCGTCCGCGCTCCAGTCAGGCCGCCGACGCGAGTGAGGCGCCGAACAGCATGCGTGCGGCCATGATGGCCGCGGCGAGCGCCTGCCTGGTCCTGGCGGTCGCCCCGGGGCTGGTCGCCCCGATCGTGCGGCAGACCGTCGCGGCCTTGCCCTTCGCTCCCGCCGGGTTCACCGGCTTGGGCACCGTGGTTCGACTGCCGGGGTTACCCGGTTCGATTGCACCGGGCGTGATCGCCGCCGGAGCGGTCAGCGCGGCGCTGGTGGCGGCCGGGCTGGCCGGGCTGCGTTCACGGCGGCGCCCCCCGCCGGTCGAACTACCGCTGTGGGCCTGCGGCGCAGACGATCTCACCGAGCGCATGCAATACACGGCCACGTCCTTCGCCGAGCCGCTGCAGCGAGTCTTCGGTGACGTGCTGCGCCCCGATACCGATATCGAGGTCACCCAGACGGCCGAGTCGCGTTTCATTGCCGACAGAATCGCCTACCGGACCGCGATCGCCGACGCGATCGAACAGCGGTTGTATACCCCGGTGGTCGCCGCGGTCGCCGCCGCGGCGGGGCTGATGCGGCGCGCCCACACCGGCAGCGTGCACCTGTACTTGGCCTACGGTGCGCTGGGTGTGCTGATCGTGCTGGTGGCGGCCAAGTGA
- a CDS encoding respiratory chain complex I subunit 1 family protein: MSYVAGAAQLGVVAVGAPLVVGVSRQVRARWEGRAGGGVLQPWRDLVKQLGKQPIRPTGTTIVFVAAPAIVAGTALLIAAIAPIVATGSPLDASADLFAVVGLLFLGTVALTLAGIDTGTSFGGMGASREITIAALVEPTILLAVFALSIPAGSSNLGALVTDTVAHPDHVMSLTAVLAFVALVIVIVAEAGRLPVDNPATHLELTMVHEAMILEYAGPRLALVEWASGMRLTVLLAMLANLFLPWGIAAAAPTALQVLVAVAAIVAKVAVLAALLATFEVFVAKLRLFRVPELLAGSFLLALLAVTAANFFTLRT, encoded by the coding sequence ATGTCCTACGTCGCGGGGGCGGCTCAGCTTGGCGTGGTCGCGGTGGGCGCGCCGCTGGTTGTCGGTGTGTCGCGCCAGGTGCGGGCTCGCTGGGAGGGACGAGCGGGCGGTGGCGTGCTGCAGCCTTGGCGCGATCTGGTCAAACAGCTTGGTAAGCAACCCATCAGGCCAACGGGAACGACGATCGTATTCGTCGCCGCGCCCGCGATCGTGGCCGGCACCGCGCTGCTGATCGCGGCGATCGCGCCGATCGTCGCCACCGGGTCACCCCTGGACGCCAGCGCGGATTTGTTCGCCGTGGTCGGCCTACTCTTTCTGGGCACCGTCGCGCTCACCCTCGCCGGCATCGACACCGGCACCTCGTTTGGCGGTATGGGTGCCAGCCGCGAGATCACCATTGCCGCCTTGGTCGAGCCGACAATCCTGCTGGCGGTGTTCGCGCTGTCCATCCCGGCCGGATCCTCCAATCTCGGTGCGCTGGTGACAGATACGGTCGCGCACCCCGATCACGTGATGTCCTTGACCGCGGTGCTCGCCTTTGTCGCGCTGGTGATCGTCATCGTCGCAGAGGCCGGGCGGCTGCCGGTCGACAACCCGGCGACCCACCTGGAACTGACGATGGTGCACGAAGCGATGATCCTCGAATACGCCGGTCCTCGGTTGGCGCTGGTCGAATGGGCGTCGGGGATGCGGCTGACGGTTCTGCTGGCGATGCTGGCAAACCTGTTCCTGCCGTGGGGGATTGCCGCCGCTGCGCCCACCGCACTTCAGGTGTTGGTGGCGGTGGCGGCGATCGTGGCCAAGGTAGCGGTGCTGGCCGCATTGCTCGCGACATTTGAGGTGTTCGTCGCCAAACTGCGGTTGTTCCGGGTGCCCGAGCTGTTGGCGGGTTCGTTCCTGCTGGCCCTGCTCGCGGTCACCGCCGCCAACTTCTTCACGCTACGGACATGA
- a CDS encoding proton-conducting transporter transmembrane domain-containing protein translates to MTALLLTAILAPLAAAVAALAGGWRRLSAAATVLSAVTILGCGAALGFRVGPGPQFACGGLLRADALTVTMLLVIGIVGTLATWASIGYIGTELAHDHIDERGAHLYGVLTPAFLAVMVLAVCANNIGVIWVAIEATTVITAFLVGHRRTRTALEATWKYVVICSVGIAIAFLGTVLLYFAARYTAAAPADHALNLDVLATHARSLDPAVTRLAGGLLLIGYGAKAGLFPFHTWLADAHSQAPAPVSALMSGVLLSVAFSVIIRLRPIIDAAAGPAFLRSGLLVVGLVTLLVAALMLTVTGDIKRMLAYSSMENMGLIAIAAAAGTTLAISALLLHVLAHGVGKTVLFLAGGQLQAAHDSTAIADITGVLRRSRLIGLSFATGLIVLLGLPPFAMFASELAIARSLASARLAWVLGVAMLLIAIAFAALARNSGRVLLGSPAAGAPTIRVPATAAAALIVGIVVSAALGITAGPLTGLFTVAASSNVGASR, encoded by the coding sequence ATGACCGCATTGCTGCTCACCGCGATCCTCGCACCCCTGGCCGCGGCCGTCGCCGCCCTGGCCGGAGGTTGGCGGCGCCTGAGCGCCGCCGCGACCGTCCTGTCCGCGGTCACCATCCTGGGGTGTGGCGCGGCGTTGGGTTTTCGGGTCGGGCCCGGTCCTCAGTTCGCGTGCGGCGGGCTGCTGCGCGCCGACGCGCTCACGGTCACCATGCTCCTGGTCATCGGAATCGTCGGCACGCTGGCCACCTGGGCGAGCATCGGTTACATCGGCACTGAACTCGCGCACGACCACATCGACGAGCGCGGTGCCCACCTGTACGGAGTACTGACACCGGCGTTCTTGGCGGTGATGGTGCTCGCGGTGTGCGCCAACAACATCGGGGTGATATGGGTGGCCATCGAGGCCACCACGGTGATCACCGCGTTCCTGGTGGGACATCGCCGCACCCGCACCGCGCTGGAAGCGACCTGGAAGTACGTCGTGATCTGCTCGGTCGGTATCGCCATTGCCTTCCTGGGCACCGTGCTGCTGTACTTCGCCGCACGCTATACCGCGGCAGCGCCCGCCGACCACGCGTTGAACCTTGACGTCCTTGCCACACACGCCCGCAGCCTGGATCCCGCGGTCACCCGGCTGGCCGGCGGACTCTTGCTCATCGGCTACGGCGCCAAGGCCGGGCTCTTCCCGTTCCACACCTGGCTGGCCGACGCCCACAGCCAGGCCCCCGCGCCGGTCTCCGCGTTGATGAGCGGCGTGCTGCTCTCGGTGGCATTCTCGGTGATCATTCGACTGCGGCCGATCATCGACGCCGCTGCCGGGCCTGCCTTCCTGCGCAGCGGGTTGCTGGTGGTCGGGTTGGTCACGCTGCTGGTCGCGGCGTTGATGCTGACCGTCACCGGCGATATCAAACGCATGCTGGCGTACTCGTCGATGGAGAACATGGGCCTGATCGCGATCGCCGCCGCCGCCGGTACCACTTTGGCGATCTCCGCGCTCCTGCTGCATGTGCTTGCGCACGGGGTCGGCAAGACGGTGTTGTTCCTCGCGGGCGGCCAGTTGCAGGCCGCGCACGACTCCACCGCGATCGCCGATATCACCGGCGTCCTGCGCCGGTCGCGCCTGATCGGCCTGTCCTTCGCCACCGGCCTGATCGTCCTGCTGGGCCTGCCACCTTTTGCAATGTTCGCCAGCGAGCTGGCGATTGCCCGGTCGCTGGCCAGTGCGCGGCTGGCCTGGGTGCTAGGCGTGGCGATGCTGCTGATCGCGATCGCCTTCGCCGCGCTGGCTCGCAACTCGGGGCGGGTACTGCTCGGGTCGCCCGCGGCAGGGGCGCCGACGATTAGGGTGCCGGCCACCGCCGCGGCCGCCCTGATCGTCGGCATCGTTGTTTCGGCGGCCCTCGGCATCACGGCGGGTCCGCTCACGGGACTGTTCACCGTCGCCGCCAGCAGCAACGTCGGAGCCTCGCGGTGA
- a CDS encoding hydrogenase large subunit, whose product MTRNCLRHRVSPHDLTAAAEQLLDDSYRLALIATHDDADQLRVVYLFLAGGPDRRVEIECVVPIDNPSIPSLAYLSFPASRFEREMADLYGIRPVGHPKPRRLVRHAHWPDWHPMRNDAGPAPEFAETGAFPFLNVEGPGVYEIPVGPVHAGLIEPGHFRFSVAGETVVRLKARLWFVHRGIEKLFHGRAATGAVDLAERVSGDTSAAHALAHSLAVEDALGMELPDEVHRLRALIVELERLYNHTADLGALANDIGYSIANAHALRIRERLLRLNATVTGHRLLRGAIRPGGCALQGLPDTEEIRQLGADLAEVASLTLANGVAYDRFAGTAILRTEDASALGCLGYVARASGLRRTDARVEHPTVELPITEIGATDGDVLARYTVRRDEFAASAALVRHLVESHSGAIEYTAQADRSDATCSGIGIVEGWRGTIVHRIEIDANQRITRAKIVDPSWFNWPALPVAMADTIVPDFPLANKSFNQSYAGNDL is encoded by the coding sequence GTGACCCGAAACTGCTTGCGGCACAGAGTTTCCCCGCATGACCTCACCGCAGCGGCCGAGCAACTCCTGGACGATTCGTACCGGTTGGCGTTGATCGCGACTCACGACGATGCAGACCAGCTGCGCGTGGTCTACCTCTTTCTGGCCGGCGGTCCGGACCGTCGTGTAGAGATCGAATGCGTTGTCCCGATAGATAATCCAAGCATTCCATCCTTGGCCTACTTGTCGTTTCCGGCAAGCCGATTCGAGCGTGAGATGGCCGACCTGTACGGAATCCGCCCGGTCGGCCACCCCAAGCCGCGCCGCCTGGTCCGCCACGCGCACTGGCCCGACTGGCATCCGATGCGTAACGACGCGGGGCCCGCACCCGAATTCGCCGAAACCGGTGCATTCCCTTTCCTGAACGTCGAAGGACCCGGGGTGTACGAGATACCGGTCGGCCCGGTCCACGCCGGACTCATCGAGCCCGGCCACTTTCGCTTCTCCGTTGCCGGCGAGACCGTTGTGCGGCTGAAAGCCAGGCTGTGGTTCGTGCACCGCGGCATCGAGAAACTGTTCCACGGCCGCGCCGCCACGGGGGCGGTCGATCTGGCCGAACGCGTCAGCGGCGACACGTCGGCCGCGCATGCGCTGGCCCACAGCCTTGCCGTCGAAGACGCTTTGGGCATGGAGCTGCCCGACGAGGTGCACCGGCTACGAGCGCTGATCGTTGAACTCGAGCGGCTTTATAACCACACCGCCGATCTCGGCGCGTTGGCCAACGACATCGGCTACAGCATCGCCAACGCGCACGCCCTGCGTATCCGTGAAAGGCTGCTCCGGCTCAACGCCACGGTCACCGGACATCGACTGCTGCGCGGCGCCATCCGGCCGGGCGGATGTGCGCTGCAAGGTCTTCCGGACACCGAGGAAATTCGACAGCTCGGTGCCGACCTGGCCGAGGTCGCGTCGCTGACGCTGGCCAACGGGGTCGCCTACGACCGATTCGCCGGCACCGCCATCCTGCGCACCGAAGACGCCTCGGCTCTCGGGTGTCTGGGGTACGTCGCCCGGGCCAGTGGTCTGCGCCGCACCGACGCGCGGGTCGAGCATCCCACCGTCGAACTGCCCATCACCGAAATCGGTGCGACCGACGGGGATGTCCTCGCCCGCTACACCGTGCGGCGCGACGAGTTCGCGGCTTCGGCCGCCCTCGTCCGACATCTCGTCGAGTCACACAGCGGCGCAATCGAATACACCGCTCAGGCCGACCGGTCGGATGCTACGTGCAGCGGTATCGGCATCGTCGAAGGCTGGCGTGGCACCATCGTGCACCGCATCGAAATCGACGCGAACCAGCGCATCACCCGCGCCAAAATCGTCGACCCCTCCTGGTTCAACTGGCCGGCGCTGCCGGTGGCGATGGCCGACACGATTGTGCCCGACTTCCCATTGGCCAACAAGAGCTTCAATCAGTCCTACGCGGGTAACGATCTGTAG
- a CDS encoding beta-class carbonic anhydrase, producing MTVTDDYLARNAEYASSFTGPLPMPPSKHLAVVACMDARLDVYRLLGLNEGEAHVIRNAGGVVTDDVIRSLAISQRLLGTREIILIHHTDCGMLTFNDDDFKRSIQDETGVKPPWATEAFPDLAEDVRQSLRRIENSPFVTKHESVRGFVFDVASGKLEEITL from the coding sequence GTGACGGTGACCGACGACTACCTCGCCCGCAACGCGGAATACGCGAGCTCGTTCACAGGGCCCCTGCCGATGCCGCCCAGCAAACATCTCGCCGTCGTCGCGTGTATGGATGCCCGGCTCGACGTGTATCGCCTCCTCGGTCTCAACGAGGGCGAGGCGCACGTCATCCGCAACGCCGGGGGCGTCGTCACCGACGATGTCATTCGATCGTTGGCTATCAGCCAGCGGCTGCTGGGCACCCGGGAAATCATCCTGATCCACCACACCGACTGCGGCATGTTGACCTTCAACGACGACGACTTCAAGCGCAGCATCCAGGACGAAACCGGCGTCAAGCCGCCGTGGGCGACCGAGGCCTTCCCGGACCTGGCCGAGGACGTTCGGCAGTCCTTGCGCCGCATTGAGAACAGCCCGTTTGTCACCAAGCACGAATCGGTGCGCGGCTTCGTCTTCGACGTCGCCAGCGGCAAGCTTGAGGAGATAACCCTCTAA
- a CDS encoding PaaI family thioesterase: protein MTTSSSPASGRDVIAQFLPQSPFVAKLGIVADQLGDDEVRLRLPWDPSNVTVGDMVHGGAIATLADLTVMAAAWCGAEAPPDLRGVTVSMALDFMAPARATDVIGVGRALRRGRSLTNCEAEIVDPQGRLIAKALATYKVG from the coding sequence ATGACCACCTCCTCGTCGCCCGCCAGCGGGCGCGACGTCATCGCGCAGTTCCTTCCGCAATCACCGTTCGTCGCCAAGTTAGGCATCGTCGCCGATCAGCTCGGCGACGACGAAGTCCGGCTACGGCTGCCGTGGGATCCGTCCAACGTCACCGTCGGCGACATGGTGCACGGTGGTGCCATCGCCACCCTCGCCGATCTCACCGTCATGGCCGCGGCGTGGTGCGGCGCCGAAGCACCCCCCGATCTGCGCGGCGTCACGGTATCGATGGCGCTGGACTTCATGGCGCCGGCCCGGGCCACCGATGTGATCGGGGTAGGCCGAGCGCTGCGGCGGGGCCGTTCACTGACCAACTGTGAAGCCGAGATCGTCGACCCGCAGGGCAGGCTGATCGCCAAGGCCCTCGCTACCTACAAGGTCGGTTAG
- the cysC gene encoding adenylyl-sulfate kinase encodes MAAPTTLLRIATAGSVDDGKSTLIGRLLYDSKAVMEDQWAAVEKTSKERGHDYTDLALVTDGLRAEREQGITIDVAYRYFATPRRKFIIADTPGHIQYTRNMVTGASTAQLVIVLVDARQGLLEQSRRHAFLASLLGIQHIVLAVNKMDLIDWDRSKFEAIKDEFHSFAARLDVQDVATIPLSALHGDNVVTKSDRAPWYEGPALLSHLEEVYIAGDRNLVDVRFPVQYVIRPQTHEHHDHRSYAGTVASGVMRPGDEVVVLPVGKTSKITAIEGPNGVIDEAFPPMAVSISLADDIDISRGDMIARTNNQPRVTQEFDATVCWMADAASLEPGRDYVIKHTTRTTRARVTALDYRLDVNTLHRDKTATALKLNELGRISLRTQVPLLLDEYTRNASTGSFILIDPNTNGTVAAGMVLRDVKAQKASPNTVRHQSLVTAADRASRGRTVWLTGLSGAGKSSVAMLVEQKLLEKGVPAYVLDGDNLRHGLNADLGFSMADRAENLRRLAHVAMLLADSGQTVLVPAISPLAEHREMARKVHADAGFEFFEVFCDTPLAECEARDPKGLYAKARAGELTHFTGVDSPYQRPKNPDLRLVPDRPLEELAQSVIDLLESRG; translated from the coding sequence ATGGCTGCACCGACGACACTGCTTCGCATCGCAACCGCCGGCTCGGTCGACGACGGCAAGTCCACGCTGATCGGTCGGCTGCTTTACGACTCCAAGGCCGTGATGGAAGACCAATGGGCTGCGGTCGAGAAGACGTCCAAAGAGCGGGGCCACGACTACACCGACCTTGCGCTGGTCACCGATGGTCTGCGCGCCGAGCGCGAACAAGGCATCACCATCGACGTCGCCTACCGCTACTTCGCTACGCCCAGGCGAAAATTCATCATCGCCGACACCCCGGGACACATCCAGTACACCCGCAACATGGTGACGGGGGCATCGACCGCGCAACTGGTGATCGTGCTTGTCGACGCCCGGCAGGGTCTGCTCGAGCAGTCCCGCCGGCACGCGTTCCTGGCCTCATTGCTGGGCATCCAGCACATCGTGCTGGCTGTCAACAAGATGGATCTGATCGACTGGGATCGGTCGAAGTTCGAGGCGATCAAGGACGAGTTCCACTCCTTCGCGGCACGTTTGGACGTGCAGGACGTGGCGACCATCCCGCTTTCGGCGCTGCACGGCGACAACGTGGTGACCAAATCGGATCGGGCGCCCTGGTACGAAGGTCCGGCGCTGCTCTCGCACCTGGAAGAGGTGTACATCGCCGGTGACCGCAACCTCGTCGACGTGCGCTTCCCGGTGCAGTACGTCATCCGCCCGCAGACCCACGAACATCACGACCACCGCAGCTACGCCGGAACGGTGGCCAGCGGAGTGATGCGTCCGGGCGACGAGGTGGTGGTGCTGCCGGTCGGCAAGACCAGCAAGATCACCGCGATCGAAGGCCCGAATGGCGTGATAGACGAGGCGTTTCCACCGATGGCCGTCTCCATCAGCCTTGCCGACGACATCGACATATCGCGAGGTGACATGATCGCCCGCACCAACAACCAGCCCAGGGTCACTCAAGAATTCGACGCCACCGTCTGTTGGATGGCCGACGCCGCATCGTTGGAGCCAGGCCGCGACTACGTCATCAAACACACCACCCGAACCACCCGTGCGCGGGTCACCGCACTGGACTACCGGCTCGACGTCAACACCCTGCACCGCGACAAGACCGCTACGGCGTTGAAGCTCAACGAACTTGGCCGTATCTCGCTGCGTACTCAGGTGCCCTTGCTGCTCGACGAGTACACCCGTAATGCCAGCACCGGTTCGTTCATCCTGATCGATCCGAACACCAACGGCACCGTCGCGGCGGGCATGGTGTTGCGTGATGTCAAGGCACAGAAGGCGAGCCCGAACACCGTTCGGCACCAGTCGCTGGTGACCGCGGCGGACCGGGCGTCGCGGGGACGGACGGTCTGGCTGACCGGTCTGTCGGGTGCGGGTAAGTCGTCGGTGGCCATGCTGGTCGAACAAAAATTGCTCGAAAAAGGTGTTCCCGCTTACGTTCTCGACGGCGATAACCTCCGGCACGGCTTGAATGCGGACCTGGGCTTTTCCATGGCCGACCGGGCGGAGAATCTGCGTCGGCTGGCCCACGTCGCGATGCTGCTGGCGGATTCCGGCCAGACCGTGTTGGTGCCCGCCATCAGCCCGCTGGCCGAACACCGCGAGATGGCTCGTAAGGTGCACGCCGACGCCGGGTTTGAGTTCTTCGAAGTCTTCTGCGATACCCCGCTCGCCGAGTGCGAGGCGCGTGATCCGAAGGGCTTGTATGCCAAAGCTCGCGCCGGTGAACTCACACATTTCACCGGTGTCGACAGCCCCTACCAGCGACCCAAGAATCCCGATTTGCGGCTCGTCCCGGACCGCCCGCTCGAGGAACTGGCGCAAAGTGTGATCGATTTGTTGGAGTCACGGGGCTAG
- a CDS encoding Rrf2 family transcriptional regulator has translation MRMSAKAEYAVRAMIHLATADKGSLVKTDDLAQAQGIPPQFLVDILTNLRTDRLVRSHRGRDGGYELARPGNQISIADVLRCIDGPLASVRDIGLGDLPYSGPTAPLADVWRALRASMRSVLEETTLADVASGSLPKHVAKLADDYRGQESVRHGAPLVD, from the coding sequence GTGCGGATGTCAGCGAAAGCCGAGTACGCGGTGCGGGCAATGATCCACCTCGCCACCGCGGACAAGGGCAGTCTGGTCAAGACCGACGACTTGGCCCAGGCACAGGGCATACCTCCGCAGTTTCTGGTCGACATCCTGACCAACCTGCGCACCGACCGCCTGGTCCGCAGCCACCGCGGTCGCGATGGCGGCTATGAGCTGGCGCGCCCCGGCAACCAAATCAGCATCGCCGATGTGCTGCGCTGCATCGACGGACCGTTGGCCAGCGTCCGCGACATTGGTCTCGGTGACCTTCCCTACTCGGGACCCACGGCACCGCTCGCCGATGTCTGGCGGGCGCTGCGGGCCAGCATGCGCTCGGTGCTGGAGGAGACGACGCTGGCGGACGTGGCATCCGGGTCCCTGCCCAAGCACGTGGCGAAACTCGCCGACGACTACCGGGGTCAGGAGAGCGTCCGGCACGGGGCTCCGCTGGTCGATTAG
- a CDS encoding VOC family protein, whose amino-acid sequence MSISFNHTIVAARDKHESAEFLTELFGLPSPKPFGHFMVVQLENGVSLDFADAPEGDDIRRQHYAFLVSEPEFDEIYGKIRSRGLQHWADPRQSRPGEINHNDGGRGVYFLDPAGHALEILTRPYGSAV is encoded by the coding sequence ATGAGCATCAGTTTCAACCACACCATCGTCGCCGCCCGCGACAAGCACGAGTCCGCGGAGTTTCTCACCGAGCTTTTCGGCTTACCCAGCCCGAAGCCATTCGGCCACTTCATGGTTGTCCAACTCGAGAACGGCGTGAGCCTGGATTTCGCCGACGCGCCTGAGGGTGACGACATTCGGCGCCAGCACTACGCGTTTCTGGTCTCCGAGCCGGAGTTCGACGAGATTTACGGCAAGATCCGTTCGCGCGGCCTGCAGCACTGGGCGGATCCGCGGCAAAGCCGGCCGGGCGAGATCAACCACAACGACGGCGGGCGAGGAGTCTATTTCCTGGACCCCGCCGGGCACGCGCTCGAGATCCTGACGCGGCCCTACGGATCAGCGGTCTAA